The Desulfuromonas versatilis genome has a segment encoding these proteins:
- a CDS encoding phosphopantetheine-binding protein, protein MADVTSLETELQELIIDACNVPDAPEEVDPEAPLIGPDSPLGLDSLDAVEVVVAVQKKYDVRIGGQDTSREVLRSLRTLADFIRHGQS, encoded by the coding sequence ATGGCAGATGTCACCTCGCTCGAAACCGAACTTCAGGAACTGATTATCGACGCCTGCAACGTGCCCGACGCCCCCGAGGAGGTCGATCCCGAGGCCCCTCTGATCGGCCCGGACTCCCCGCTGGGGCTCGATTCTCTCGATGCGGTCGAGGTGGTGGTGGCGGTGCAGAAAAAATACGACGTGCGCATCGGCGGCCAGGACACCAGCCGCGAGGTGCTGCGCTCGCTGCGCACGTTGGCGGATTTTATTCGCCACGGCCAATCTTGA